In Zingiber officinale cultivar Zhangliang chromosome 1A, Zo_v1.1, whole genome shotgun sequence, a genomic segment contains:
- the LOC122038091 gene encoding ABC transporter B family member 19-like produces the protein MAEAGDAKAAAADGGEKKRQEQSAAFYELFSFADRWDYLLMAAGSVGAVVHGSAMPVFFLLFGDLVNGFGKNQHHLSVMTHEVSKFALYFVYLGLVVCLSSYAEIACWMYTGERQASALRCKYLEAVLRQDVGFFDTDARTGDIVFSVSTDTLLVQDAISEKVGNFIHYLSTFLAGLVVGFVSAWRLALLSVAVIPGIAFAGGLYAYTLTGLTSKSRESYSNAGVVAEQAIAQVRTVYSFVGESKALNSYSEAIQNTLKLGYKAGMAKGLGIGCTYGIACMSWALVFWYAGVFIRNGQTDGGKAFTAIFSAIVGGMSLGQSFSNLGAFSKGMTAGYKLLEIIRQKPSIVQDQCDGKCLEEVHGNIEFKEVTFSYPSRPDVIIFRDFSLFFPAGKTVAVVGGSGSGKSTVVALIERFYDPNQGLVLLDNVDLKTLQLKWLREQIGLVNQEPALFATTILENILYGKSDATFAEVEAAASAANAHTFVSQLPNAYSTQVGERGVQLSGGQKQRIAIARAMLKNPKILLLDEATSALDAGSESIVQEALDRIMVGRTTVVVAHRLSTIRNVDMIAVIQQGQVVETGSHEELLSKGASGAYASLIRFQEMARNRDFGGPSTRRSRSSRLSHSLSTKSLSLRSGSLRNLSYQYSTGADGRIEMVSNADNVRKYPAPRGYFFKLLKLNAPEWPYTMMGAIGSVLSGFIGPTFAIVMSNMIEVFYYRDPNAMERKTREYVFIYIGTGLYAVVAYLVQHYFFSIMGENLTTRVRRMMLAAILRNEVGWFDEEENNSSLVAARLANDAADVKSAIAERISVILQNMTSLLTSFIVGFIIEWRVALLILATFPLLVLANFAQQLSLKGFAGDTAKAHAKTSMIAGEGVSNIRTVAAFNAQDKILSLFASELRVPQQRSLRRSQTSGFLYGLSQLCLYSSEALILWYGVHLVRDGSSTFSKVIKVFVVLVVTANSVAETVSLAPEIIRGGESIRSVFAILNRGTRIEPDDLDAEPVDSIRGEIELRHVDFAYPSRPDVVIFKDFNLRIRAGQSQALVGASGSGKSTVIALIERFYDPTAGKVLIDGKDIKRLNLKQLRLRIGLVQQEPVLFAASIMENIAYGRDGATEEEVVAAARAANVHGFVSALPEGYRTAVGERGVQLSGGQKQRIAIARAVLKDPAVLLLDEATSALDAESECVLQEALERLMKGRTTVLVAHRLSTIRAVDSIGVVQDGRILEQGSHTELLTRADGAYSRLLQLQHYHV, from the exons ATGGCGGAGGCGGGGGACGCGAAGGCGGCAGCGGCGGATGGGGGAGAGAAGAAGAGGCAGGAGCAGAGCGCAGCGTTCTACGAGCTCTTCTCCTTCGCCGATCGTTGGGACTACCTGTTGATGGCGGCGGGGAGTGTGGGAGCGGTGGTCCATGGCTCCGCCATGCccgttttcttcctcctcttcggtgACCTCGTCAATGGCTTCGGGAAGAACCAACATCACCTCTCCGTCATGACCCATGAGGTCTCCAAG TTTGCCCTCTATTTCGTCTACCTTGGGTTGGTGGTTTGCTTGTCCTCTTATGCAG AGATCGCATGCTGGATGTACACTGGTGAGCGGCAGGCTAGCGCGCTTCGCTGTAAGTACCTGGAGGCGGTTCTCCGGCAAGATGTCGGATTCTTCGACACCGACGCGAGGACCGGCGACATAGTCTTTAGCGTCTCCACTGACACCCTCCTTGTCCAAGACGCCATCAGCGAGAAG GTCGGAAATTTTATCCACTATCTTTCCACCTTCCTAGCTGGACTGGTGGTAGGCTTCGTTTCAGCCTGGAGATTAGCCCTCCTCAGTGTCGCGGTCATTCCCGGGATCGCCTTTGCTGGAGGACTATACGCTTACACTCTCACTGGGCTTACATCAAAGAGCCGTGAATCGTATTCCAACGCCGGCGTTGTCGCCGAACAG GCAATTGCACAAGTTCGGACTGTATACTCCTTTGTTGGTGAAAGCAAAGCACTAAACTCCTATTCCGAAGCAATCCAAAACACACTGAAACTTGGATACAAGGCAGGGATGGCTAAAGGCCTTGGAATTGGCTGCACATATGGAATTGCTTGCATGTCATGGGCTCTGGTATTTTGGTATGCTGGTGTTTTTATTAGGAATGGGCAAACTGATGGTGGGAAGGCTTTCACAGCAATATTTTCTGCTATTGTTGGTGGCAT GAGCCTAGGTCAATCATTCTCAAATCTTGGGGCCTTTAGCAAAGGAATGACTGCTGGATACAAGTTATTGGAGATTATCCGACAAAAACCCTCTATAGTCCAAGATCAATGCGATGGGAAGTGTTTGGAAGAGGTTCATGGAAATATAGAATTCAAAGAAGTAACTTTTAGCTATCCATCAAGGCCAGATGTCATTATCTTCCgagatttctctcttttcttcccaGCAGGGAAGACAGTTGCAGTTGTTGGGGGAAGTGGATCGGGAAAGAGTACTGTCGTGGCTCTAATAGAAAGATTTTATGATCCTAACCAAG GGCTGGTGCTGCTTGACAATGTTGATTTAAAGACATTGCAGCTAAAATGGCTGAGAGAACAAATTGGCCTGGTTAATCAAGAACCTGCACTATTTGCTACTACAATACTTGAGAACATACTGTATGGGAAATCGGATGCAACATTTGCTGAAGTTGAAGCTGCTGCCTCTGCTGCTAATGCTCATACCTTTGTATCACAACTTCCAAATGCATACAGTACCCAG GTAGGAGAACGGGGAGTCCAGTTGTCTGGTGGACAGAAACAACGAATTGCCATTGCCCGGGCCATGTTAAAGAATCCCAAAATCCTTCTCCTTGATGAAGCTACTAGTGCTCTAGATGCTGGCTCTGAGAGCATTGTCCAAGAAGCCCTCGATCGCATCATGGTTGGAAGAACTACTGTGGTTGTTGCACATCGGTTGTCAACTATAAGAAATGTGGATATGATTGCTGTGATCCAGCAGGGTCAAGTTGTGGAAACTGGGAGCCATGAAGAACTACTGTCAAAAGGGGCCTCTGGAGCTTATGCCTCTTTGATTCGGTTCCAGGAGATGGCAAGGAACAGAGATTTTGGTGGTCCATCCACTCGAAGATCCCGATCTTCACGCCTGAGCCATTCACTTTCCACAAAATCATTAAGTTTGCGATCTGGTAGCTTAAGAAATTTGAGCTACCAGTACAGCACTGGAGCAGATGGCCGCATTGAGATGGTGTCTAATGCTGATAATGTTCGCAAGTATCCTGCACCTCGAGGCTACTTCTTCAAGCTTTTGAAGCTAAATGCACCTGAATGGCCTTATACAATGATGGGTGCAATTGGATCAGTTTTATCTGGCTTCATAGGCCCTACTTTTGCAATCGTTATGAGCAACATGATCGAAGTTTTCTACTACAGGGACCCAAATGCCATGGAGAGAAAGACCAGGGAATATGTGTTCATATACATCGGCACTGGCCTTTATGCAGTTGTTGCCTACTTGGTTCAACATTACTTCTTTAGCATTATGGGAGAAAATCTCacaactagggtgaggagaatGATGCTTGCCG CAATCTTGAGGAATGAAGTGGGCTGGTTCGATGAGGAAGAGAACAATTCAAGCCTGGTGGCTGCACGTTTAGCCAACGATGCGGCTGATGTGAAGTCTGCAATAGCTGAAAGGATCTCTGTAATCCTGCAGAACATGACCTCACTGTTAACTTCATTCATAGTCGGCTTCATCATTGAATGGCGCGTTGCTCTACTCATTCTTGCCACCTTCCCTCTCCTGGTCCTTGCTAACTTTGCTCAA CAACTCTCACTTAAGGGCTTCGCCGGCGACACCGCTAAGGCCCATGCCAAAACCAGCATGATCGCTGGCGAAGGTGTTAGCAACATCCGCACGGTGGCCGCATTCAACGCGCAGGATAAGATACTTTCCCTCTTCGCCAGCGAGCTGCGCGTTCCCCAGCAACGCAGCCTCCGCCGGAGCCAGACCTCGGGCTTCCTCTACGGCCTCTCCCAGCTCTGCCTCTATTCCTCTGAAGCCCTCATCCTCTGGTACGGCGTTCATCTCGTTCGTGACGGCTCCTCCACCTTCTCCAAGGTCATCAAGGTCTTCGTTGTCCTTGTCGTCACCGCCAACTCCGTCGCTGAGACTGTCAGCCTCGCCCCTGAGATTATCCGCGGCGGCGAGTCCATCCGCTCCGTATTTGCCATTCTCAATCGAGGCACCCGCATCGAGCCCGACGACCTTGACGCTGAGCCGGTGGACTCCATCCGTGGTGAGATCGAACTACGGCACGTTGACTTTGCGTACCCTTCTCGTCCTGACGTCGTCATCTTTAAAGACTTCAACTTGCGCATCCGTGCCGGCCAAAGCCAGGCTCTTGTCGGCGCGAGTGGATCCGGCAAGAGCACCGTCATAGCATTAATTGAAAGATTCTACGATCCCACGGCGGGCAAGGTGCTGATCGACGGCAAGGACATCAAACGACTCAACTTGAAGCAACTGCGGCTCAGGATCGGGCTGGTGCAGCAGGAGCCGGTGCTCTTCGCCGCCAGCATCATGGAAAACATTGCTTATGGCAGGGATGGCGCCACGGAAGAGGAAGTAGTCGCCGCAGCGCGCGCTGCTAATGTGCATGGCTTTGTGAGTGCGCTTCCGGAGGGGTACCGGACGGCTGTGGGAGAGCGGGGCGTGCAGCTTTCTGGCGGGCAGAAGCAGCGGATTGCCATCGCCCGGGCGGTGCTCAAGGATCCAGCGGTGCTGCTGCTGGACGAGGCAACCAGTGCGCTAGACGCTGAGTCCGAGTGCGTGCTGCAGGAAGCGCTCGAGCGGCTTATGAAGGGGCGCACCACCGTGCTGGTGGCGCACCGCCTCTCCACCATCCGCGCCGTCGACTCGATTGGGGTGGTGCAGGACGGCCGCATCCTGGAGCAGGGCAGTCATACCGAACTCCTCACGCGGGCCGACGGGGCCTACTCCCGGTTGCTTCAGTTGCAACACTATCATGTCTGA